One window of the Amia ocellicauda isolate fAmiCal2 chromosome 18, fAmiCal2.hap1, whole genome shotgun sequence genome contains the following:
- the alg2 gene encoding alpha-1,3/1,6-mannosyltransferase ALG2, with translation MVNVVFLHPDLGIGGAERLVVDAALALRSRGCAVQLWTAHYDPQHCFSETRELPVVCVGDWLPTSICGYFHALCAYLRMVYVALYLVFLSGVEFDVVFCDQVSACIPVLRLTRRQKKVLFYCHFPDQLLTQRRSALKRLYRAPIDRLEEFTTGMADRVVVNSRFTASVFHSTFRSLSGLQPDILYPSLNTAVFDTDPEPLSGMVPEDRSWLFLSINRYERKKNLPLALEALQELRGRLAEGQWQRVQLVIAGGYDERVQENVEHYGELKAQCARLELQDHVTFLRSFSDHQKISLLHHSACVLYTPSNEHFGIVPVEAMYLRCPVVAVRSGGPLESVAEGETGFLCEPSAAAFADAMERFVREPSLRQEMGEAGRQRVLQKFSLEAFADQLYTYILALTQ, from the exons ATGGTGAACGTGGTGTTCCTGCACCCGGACCTGGGCATTGGGGGTGCCGAGAGGCTGGTGGTGGACGCGGCGCTCGCTCTGCGCTCCAGGGGCTGCGCAGTGCAGCTGTGGACGGCGCACTATGACCCCCAGCACTGCTTCTCCGAGACCAGGGAGTTGCCTGTGGTCTGTGTGGGGGACTGGCTGCCCACCAGCATCTGCGGGTACTTCCATGCCCTCTGTGCCTACCTGCGCATGGTGTACGTGGCACTGTACCTGGTGTTCCTCAGTGGAGTGGAGTTTGATGTGGTTTTCTGTGACCAG GTATCTGCCTGTATCCCTGTTCTGCGTTTGACTCGGCGCCAGAAGAAGGTCCTGTTCTACTGCCACTTCCCGGACCAGCTCCTGACTCAGCGCCGCTCAGCCCTCAAGCGGCTGTACCGGGCGCCCATCGACCGCCTCGAAGAGTTCACCACCGGCATGGCGGACCGCGTGGTGGTCAACAGCCGCTTCACCGCCAGCGTCTTCCACAGCACCTTCCGCAGCCTGTCTGGCCTGCAGCCCGACATCCTCTATCCCTCGCTCAACACGGCCGTCTTCGACACAGACCCCGAGCCGCTGAGCGGGATGGTCCCGGAGGACAGGAGCTGGCTGTTCCTGTCCATCAACCGCTACGAGCGCAAGAAGAACCTGCCCCTGGCGCTGGAGGCCCTGCAGGAGCTGCGCGGCAGGCTGGCGGAGGGGCAGTGGCAGCGGGTGCAGCTGGTGATAGCCGGAGGCTATGATGAAAGGGTGCAGGAGAACGTGGAGCACTACGGGGAGCTGAAGGCCCAGTGTGCCAGACTTGAGCTCCAGGACCACGTCACCTTCCTGCGCTCCTTCTCCGACCACCAGAAGATCTCACTGCTGCACCATAGCGCCTGTGTCCTGTACACGCCCAGCAATGAGCACTTCGGCATCGTGCCAGTGGAGGCCATGTACCTGCGCTGCCCCGTGGTGGCCGTGCGCTCGGGGGGCCCGCTGGAGTCCGTGGCGGAGGGGGAGACTGGCTTCCTTTGCGAGCCTAGCGCTGCTGCTTTTGCCGACGCCATGGAGAGATTTGTGAGGGAGCCCAGCCTGCGGCAGGAAATGGGCGAGGCTGGGAGGCAGCGTGTCCTCCAGAAATTCTCCCTGGAGGCCTTTGCAGACCAGCTCTACACATACATACTTGCACTCACCCAATGA
- the sec61b gene encoding protein transport protein Sec61 subunit beta, translating to MPGPAASATNVGASSRSPSKAVAPRAAGSTVRQRKATSSGTRSAGRGAASAGTGGMWRFYTEDSPGLKVGPVPVLVMSLLFIASVFMLHIWGKYTRS from the exons ATG CCTGGTCCAGCTGCAAGTGCTACCAATGTGGGCGCCTCGAGCCGCTCCCCCAGCAAAGCAGTGGCCCCCCGAGCTGCGGGCTCCACCGTCAGACAGAG GAAGGCCACCAGCAGTGGGACGAGGAGTGCGGGCCGAGGGGCAGCCTCCGCAGGTACTGGGGGCATGTGGCGCTTCTACACTGAGGACTCGCCCGGGCTCAAAGT GGGCCCAGTTCCTGTGCTGGTCATGAGTCTTCTCTTCATTGCGTCCGTGTTCATGCTGCACATCTGGGGGAAATACACCCGCTCATGA